The Mauremys reevesii isolate NIE-2019 linkage group 13, ASM1616193v1, whole genome shotgun sequence genome contains a region encoding:
- the LOC120380010 gene encoding olfactory receptor 11A1-like — protein sequence MTNPEEGNHTVTEFILLGFGTLPELRILFFLLFLLIYTATVAGNILIIVLVVADQHFHTPMYFFLGNMSCLETCYTSATLPSMLATLLTEDTTISFTGCLTQYYFFCSLVATECLLLSVMSYDRYVAICNPMHYSARMSGRLHLQLASVSWTGGFLCGGVITLSISQLTFCGPNGIDHFFCDLIPLINLSCNDPQMMEMLIFTLSLIFLLVPFLLTLMSYICIIATILRIPSTTGRQKAFSTCSSHLIVVTIYYGSLLIVYMFPTTDILRDFKKVLSVVYAVLTPLVNPLIYSLRNKEVKEALRKACRKFVFGQC from the coding sequence ATGACAAACCCAGAAGAGGGAAATCATACTGtcacagaattcatcctcctgggattcGGGACTCTTCCTGAACTGCGAATCCTGTTTTTCCTGCTCTTTCTCTTGATCTACACTGCAACTGTggctgggaacatcctcatcattgtgttagttgtggctgatcagcactttcacacccccatgtacttcttcctggggaacatgtcctgcttggagacctgctacacctccgccaccctgcccagcaTGCTGGCCACTCTCCTCACTGAGGACACAACTATTTCATTTACTGGGTGTCTCAcacaatattatttcttttgttctctGGTTGCTACAGAATGCCTTCTCTTGTCGgtgatgtcttatgatcggtatgTAGCGATATGCAATCCAATGCACTATTCAGCCCGTATGAGTGGTAGGTTACACCTCCAGCTTGCAAGTGTCTCTTGGACAGGTGGCTTCCTATGTGGTGGCGTAATAACATTGTCAATATCACAGTTAACCTTCTGTGGTCCCAATGGTATTGATCATTTCTTTTGTGATCTTATCCCCCTGATAAATCTCTCTTGTAATGATCCTCAGATGATGGAAATGTTGATTTTCACACTCAGCTTGATTTTCTTATTGGTCCCATTCCTGCTTACCTTGATGTCCTACATCTGCATCATCgccaccatcctgagaatcccgTCCACCACCgggaggcaaaaggccttttccacctgctcctcccacctcattgTGGTGACCATTTATTATGGATCGTTGCTAATAGTCTACATGTTCCCAACCACTGACATCCTCAGAGACTTCAAGAAAGTTCTCTCTGTTGTCTATGCTGTCCTGACTCCCCTGGTAAATCCCCTCATTTACAGTCTGAGAAACAAAGAGGTGAAGGAAGCCCTGAGGAAAGCTTGCAGGAAATTTGTATTTGGACAATGCTAA
- the LOC120380008 gene encoding olfactory receptor 6P1-like, which yields MTNPEEGNHTVTEFILLGFGTLPELRILFFLLFLLIYTATVAENILIIVLVVADQHFHTPMYFFLGNMSCLETCYTSATLPSMLATLLTEDTTISFTGCLTQYYFFCSLVATECLLLSVMSYDRYVAICNPMHYTARMSGRLHLQLAGGSWTGGFLCGGVITLSISQLTFCGPNGIDHFFCDLIPLINLSCNDPQMMEMLIFTLSLIFLLVPFLLTLMSYICIIATILRIPSTTGRQKAFSTCSSHLIVVTIYFGSLLIVYMFPTTDILRDFKKVLSVVYAVLTPLVNPLIYSLRNKEVKEALRKACRKFVFGQC from the coding sequence ATGACAAACCCAGAAGAGGGAAATCATACTGtcacagaattcatcctcctgggattcGGGACTCTTCCTGAACTGCGAATCCTGTTTTTCCTGCTCTTTCTCTTGATCTACACTGCAACTGTGGCTGAGAACATCCTCATCATTGTGTTAGTTGTGGCTGATCAGCActttcacacccccatgtacttcttcctgggaaacatgtcctgcttggagacctgctacacctccgccaccctgcccagcaTGCTGGCCACTCTCCTCACTGAGGACACAACTATTTCATTTACTGGGTGTCTCAcacaatattatttcttttgttctctGGTTGCCACAGAATGCCTTCTCTTGTCGgtgatgtcttatgatcggtatgTAGCGATATGCAATCCAATGCACTATACAGCCCGTATGAGTGGTAGGTTACACCTCCAGCTTGCAGGTGGCTCTTGGACAGGTGGCTTCCTATGTGGTGGCGTAATAACATTGTCAATATCACAGTTAACCTTCTGTGGTCCCAATGGTATTGATCATTTCTTTTGTGATCTTATCCCCCTGATAAATCTCTCTTGTAATGATCCTCAGATGATGGAAATGTTGATTTTCACACTCAGCTTGATTTTCTTATTGGTCCCATTCCTGCTTACCTTGATGTCCTACATCTGCATCATCGCCACCATCCTCAGAATCCCGTCCACCACCgggaggcaaaaggccttttccacctgctcctcccacctcattgTGGTGACCATTTATTTTGGATCGTTGCTAATAGTCTACATGTTCCCAACCACTGACATCCTCAGGGACTTCAAGAAAGTTCTCTCTGTTGTCTATGCTGTCCTGACTCCCCTGGTAAATCCCCTCATTTACAGTCTGCGAAACAAAGAGGTGAAGGAAGCCCTGAGGAAAGCTTGCAGGAAATTTGTATTTGGACAATGCTAA